A genomic segment from Acidobacteriota bacterium encodes:
- a CDS encoding helix-turn-helix transcriptional regulator yields the protein MIKAEEGNRATGLRLKNLRHRLGLSIRDVAAASRCVAEKAGDDRYLLSPSQVADMENHGRVPGIHKLCALAIVYERPLLEVLSLLGVDVHKETAGRTGPVGDGVPDRTRPVDLVNSRREMDVPLRFDPMFSRQATVLLNRVIVEWRTLPFEFLNRLDFERYLYVRIGRKDNLMHPLLRAGSVVKVDTRRRDTSSADRPGTPARGGRARKARNTAGAAAPPPAGREGPGPGGAREGVGWRNEHERPLFLVETPRGWRCAWCLLDGPWVCLVPHPLSLKPQERYRLRSEAEIVGTVVGGWVSFSPEDDS from the coding sequence TTGATAAAAGCCGAGGAGGGGAACCGGGCGACGGGCCTGCGGTTGAAGAACCTGAGGCATCGGTTGGGGTTGTCCATCCGGGACGTGGCGGCGGCGAGCCGTTGCGTGGCGGAGAAGGCCGGCGACGACCGGTACCTCCTGTCCCCGAGCCAGGTGGCCGACATGGAGAATCACGGGCGCGTGCCCGGGATTCACAAACTCTGCGCCCTGGCCATCGTCTACGAGCGGCCGCTCCTGGAGGTCCTCTCCCTGCTGGGGGTGGACGTCCACAAGGAGACGGCCGGGAGAACCGGGCCCGTCGGCGACGGCGTTCCCGACCGGACCCGCCCTGTCGACCTGGTGAACTCCCGGCGGGAGATGGACGTTCCCCTCCGCTTCGACCCGATGTTCTCCCGGCAGGCAACCGTGCTCCTGAACCGGGTGATCGTGGAGTGGCGGACGCTTCCCTTCGAATTCCTCAACCGCCTGGATTTCGAGCGGTACCTTTACGTCCGGATCGGGCGGAAGGACAACCTGATGCACCCCCTCCTCCGTGCCGGGTCCGTGGTGAAAGTGGACACCCGGCGGCGGGACACATCGTCGGCGGACCGCCCCGGGACACCCGCCAGAGGGGGGCGGGCGCGGAAGGCGCGGAATACGGCAGGGGCGGCCGCCCCTCCACCGGCCGGGAGGGAGGGCCCCGGCCCCGGCGGCGCCAGGGAAGGCGTCGGCTGGCGCAACGAGCACGAGCGGCCGTTGTTCCTGGTGGAGACCCCGCGGGGGTGGCGTTGCGCCTGGTGCCTGCTGGACGGCCCCTGGGTCTGCCTGGTCCCGCACCCCCTCTCCCTGAAGCCCCAAGAGCGTTACCGGTTGCGTTCGGAAGCGGAGATCGTCGGAACGGTGGTTGGCGGGTGGGTGTCCTTCAGCCCAGAGGACGATTCGTGA
- the pepT gene encoding peptidase T codes for MSQAFEFETATVLDRFLRYVQVHTTSRDDAESYPSTKCQKDLGKMLVKELKALGLEDAAMDRHGYVTATLPSNLPEEAAANVPVIGLIAHLDTYPMVSGEDVNPVLHENYDGSDLVLPGDPAQVIRVDENKELQDFVGDTIVTSDGTTLLGADDKAGIAEIMAAVEYMVKNPDFKHGAIRIGFTPDEEVGAGTRYFDVEKFGARYAYTLDGDYPGVVENETFCADGAVVKITGKDVHPGYARGKMVNAVRAAAYFIQLFREAALPETTEKREGYLHPHVIEGNVSEVKVHILLRDFEVEGLADHREWLERACDSVRGRFPGAVVELEVKESYRNMVYKLQEHPQVLEYAVEAIERAGLKPIRKAIRGGTDGARLSFMGLPTPNLFAGGMNFHSKQEWVAVSALRKAVETILHLMAIWREKSLGA; via the coding sequence ATGAGCCAGGCGTTCGAGTTCGAGACCGCGACGGTGCTGGACCGGTTCCTGCGATACGTCCAGGTGCACACCACGTCCCGGGACGACGCGGAGAGCTACCCTTCCACCAAGTGCCAGAAAGACCTCGGGAAGATGCTGGTGAAGGAGCTCAAGGCCCTCGGGCTCGAGGACGCGGCCATGGACCGGCACGGCTACGTGACGGCCACCCTCCCGTCCAACCTCCCCGAGGAGGCGGCGGCGAACGTGCCGGTGATCGGCCTCATCGCTCACCTGGACACCTACCCCATGGTCTCGGGCGAGGACGTCAACCCGGTGCTGCACGAGAACTACGACGGCTCCGACCTGGTGCTGCCGGGCGACCCCGCCCAGGTGATACGGGTCGATGAGAACAAGGAACTCCAGGACTTCGTGGGCGACACGATCGTGACCTCTGACGGGACCACCCTCCTGGGGGCGGACGACAAGGCCGGCATCGCGGAGATCATGGCGGCCGTGGAGTACATGGTGAAGAACCCCGACTTCAAGCACGGCGCCATCCGGATCGGCTTCACGCCCGACGAGGAGGTGGGGGCGGGGACGCGCTACTTCGACGTGGAGAAGTTCGGCGCCCGCTACGCCTACACCCTGGACGGCGACTATCCCGGCGTGGTGGAGAACGAGACCTTCTGCGCCGACGGGGCGGTGGTGAAGATCACCGGCAAGGACGTGCACCCCGGCTACGCCAGGGGGAAGATGGTGAACGCCGTCCGGGCGGCCGCCTACTTCATCCAGCTCTTCCGCGAGGCGGCCCTCCCCGAGACCACGGAAAAGCGCGAGGGCTATCTGCACCCCCACGTGATCGAGGGGAACGTCAGCGAGGTCAAGGTCCACATCCTCCTGCGGGATTTCGAGGTGGAGGGGCTCGCGGATCACCGGGAGTGGCTCGAGCGCGCCTGCGACAGCGTCCGGGGCCGGTTCCCCGGGGCGGTGGTGGAACTGGAGGTCAAGGAGAGCTACCGGAACATGGTCTACAAGCTCCAGGAACACCCCCAGGTCCTCGAGTACGCCGTGGAGGCCATCGAGCGCGCAGGGCTCAAGCCCATCCGGAAGGCGATCCGCGGCGGCACCGACGGGGCCCGCCTGAGCTTCATGGGCCTGCCGACCCCCAACCTCTTCGCCGGGGGGATGAACTTCCACTCCAAGCAGGAGTGGGTGGCGGTGAGCGCCCTCCGCAAGGCCGTCGAGACCATCCTCCACCTGATGGCCATCTGGCGGGAAAAATCCCTGGGGGCCTGA
- a CDS encoding cob(I)yrinic acid a,c-diamide adenosyltransferase: MTKIYTRTGDAGETGLFSGERVPKDHLRLEVYGTLDEVNVLIGAARAKNGNLFLEQFCSRLQTLVFILCCDLATTGGGAVDRVDGRHVRYVESCIDQITAELPPLRSFILPSGCEAALQLHLARTVCRRAERRLAALSRVEPVNPDTVVLVNRMSDYLFVLARYANHKAGRADEPLNRDFPELKAFCAGQPRDETTNRTNEH, from the coding sequence GTGACGAAGATCTACACCCGAACCGGCGACGCGGGGGAGACCGGGCTCTTCTCCGGCGAGCGGGTGCCCAAGGACCACCTCCGGCTCGAGGTTTACGGCACCCTGGACGAGGTGAACGTGTTGATCGGGGCCGCCCGGGCGAAGAACGGGAACCTCTTCCTCGAGCAGTTCTGCAGCCGTTTACAGACGCTCGTCTTCATTCTCTGCTGCGACCTGGCCACCACCGGGGGAGGAGCGGTGGACCGGGTCGACGGGCGCCACGTCCGCTACGTGGAGTCCTGCATCGACCAGATCACCGCCGAACTTCCCCCGTTGCGAAGCTTCATCCTCCCGTCCGGTTGCGAAGCCGCCCTTCAGCTCCACCTGGCCCGGACGGTCTGCCGCCGCGCCGAGCGACGGCTGGCGGCCCTCTCCCGGGTGGAACCCGTCAACCCGGATACGGTGGTCCTCGTCAACCGGATGTCCGACTACCTCTTCGTCCTGGCCCGCTACGCGAACCACAAGGCCGGCCGGGCGGATGAACCCCTGAACCGGGACTTCCCCGAACTCAAGGCGTTCTGTGCGGGACAACCAAGAGATGAAACCACTAATCGCACTAATGAACACTAA
- a CDS encoding thiazole synthase, producing MNGADDPFVVGGKTLSSRLLLGTGKYASKQAMEDAIRASGTALVTVAMRRIDVERHEDNLLEHIPPHVVLMVNTSGARNAGEAVEIARLFREAGGGDWVKIEIMTDSRWLLPDNQETVKATRTLAAEGFVVLPYMYPDLYAVRALEDAGAAAVMPLGSPIGSCKGVVTRDFVRITVEETSLPVIVDAGIGAPSHAVEAMELGCAAVLVNTAVACASEPAAMAEAFALAVRAGRLAYRAGLASGASESSASSPLTGFLFEDPS from the coding sequence ATGAACGGTGCGGACGATCCCTTCGTGGTCGGGGGGAAGACGTTGTCGAGCCGGCTGCTGCTGGGGACGGGGAAATACGCCTCCAAGCAGGCGATGGAGGACGCCATCCGGGCCTCGGGGACGGCCCTCGTCACCGTGGCCATGCGCCGGATCGACGTGGAACGTCACGAGGACAACCTCCTCGAGCACATCCCGCCGCACGTGGTGCTGATGGTCAACACCTCGGGCGCCCGCAACGCCGGGGAGGCAGTGGAGATCGCCCGGCTCTTCCGGGAGGCGGGCGGCGGCGACTGGGTGAAGATCGAGATCATGACCGACTCCCGCTGGCTCCTTCCCGACAACCAGGAGACCGTGAAAGCCACCCGAACCCTGGCGGCCGAAGGCTTCGTGGTGCTGCCGTACATGTACCCGGACCTGTATGCCGTCCGGGCGCTGGAGGACGCCGGCGCCGCGGCCGTGATGCCCCTGGGTTCCCCGATCGGCAGCTGCAAGGGCGTGGTCACCCGGGACTTCGTCCGGATCACCGTGGAGGAGACCTCGCTCCCCGTCATCGTGGACGCCGGCATCGGCGCCCCCTCCCACGCCGTGGAGGCCATGGAACTGGGCTGTGCGGCCGTCCTGGTCAACACCGCCGTGGCCTGCGCCAGTGAGCCCGCCGCCATGGCCGAGGCCTTCGCCCTGGCCGTCCGGGCGGGGCGCCTGGCCTACCGGGCCGGCCTGGCCTCCGGTGCGTCCGAATCCTCCGCTTCCTCCCCGTTGACGGGGTTCCTCTTCGAAGACCCGTCATGA
- the thiH gene encoding 2-iminoacetate synthase ThiH: MMSAGEIRRILEDPSRALLEDLAGRAARLTRQYFGRAVSLYAPLYLSNYCENRCLYCGFHQGRGIRRQKLDRDGMRREMGAVAAMGIRSILLLTGESRVHTPPEYIRGAVEEARAFFPAIAVEIYPLEEDEYRDLVAAGVDGVTLYQETFARDRYARVHPEGRKADYDWRLDAPRRMAKAGIRTIQLGALMGLWDPAEDAAALFSYLHDMEKHFPGVEYSLSFPRIVPVNASLDYFPVSDEGLVKLLALARLEFPRVGISLSTRERARMRDHALEIAVTRLSAASRTTVGGYGDAVAAAEEDAGDAGQFEVRDSRSVAEIVAMLRERGFDPVFTDWRRF, encoded by the coding sequence ATGATGTCCGCCGGCGAAATCCGACGCATCCTGGAGGATCCGTCTCGGGCCCTGCTGGAAGACCTCGCGGGCCGGGCCGCCCGTCTGACCCGGCAGTACTTCGGCCGGGCCGTGTCGTTGTACGCCCCGCTGTACCTCTCCAACTACTGCGAGAATCGATGCCTCTACTGCGGCTTCCACCAGGGGCGGGGCATCCGGCGGCAAAAGCTGGACCGCGACGGGATGCGTCGCGAAATGGGGGCCGTGGCCGCCATGGGGATCCGGAGCATACTCCTCCTCACGGGGGAGTCGCGCGTTCACACACCGCCCGAGTACATCCGCGGGGCCGTGGAGGAGGCCCGGGCGTTCTTTCCCGCCATCGCCGTGGAGATCTACCCCCTGGAGGAGGACGAGTACCGCGACCTGGTCGCGGCCGGCGTGGACGGCGTGACCCTTTACCAGGAGACTTTCGCCCGGGACCGCTATGCCCGGGTGCACCCGGAAGGGAGGAAGGCCGACTATGACTGGCGACTGGACGCCCCCCGCCGCATGGCGAAAGCAGGGATCCGGACCATCCAGCTGGGGGCCCTGATGGGGCTCTGGGACCCCGCGGAGGACGCCGCCGCGCTTTTCTCCTACCTTCACGACATGGAGAAGCACTTCCCGGGTGTCGAGTACAGCCTCTCCTTCCCCCGGATCGTCCCGGTCAATGCATCCCTGGACTATTTCCCCGTTTCGGACGAGGGCCTCGTGAAGCTTCTGGCCCTCGCCCGCCTGGAGTTTCCCCGGGTGGGGATTTCCCTGTCCACCCGGGAGCGGGCCCGCATGCGGGATCACGCCCTGGAGATCGCGGTCACCCGGCTCTCCGCTGCCTCCCGAACCACGGTGGGCGGTTACGGGGATGCCGTCGCGGCCGCAGAGGAGGACGCCGGGGACGCCGGACAGTTCGAGGTGCGGGACAGCCGGAGCGTGGCGGAGATCGTCGCCATGCTCCGCGAACGCGGCTTCGACCCCGTCTTCACCGACTGG